Proteins from a genomic interval of Microbacterium abyssi:
- the yicI gene encoding alpha-xylosidase — MRFTDGFWQLREGVSALYARKAHDIEAKDGRLVVTAPTKVIETRGDTLNRPVLTVTLSAPIEGVIGVLIEHHTGGRIHEGFDLPGLDPTSAAGVASLDASGGTLASGDLVARIAAGEGWNLSFERAGTVLTTAEEKSVALLDVAESVALDGQLEDQLRRHRGGGSQRYLHQQLNLGVGELVYGLGERFGPLVKNGQSIETWNADGGTSSEQAYKNVPFYLTNRGYGVLVDHPGHVSFEVGSENVERVQFAVAGERLQYYIVSGDTQRDVLERYTALTGRPALPPAWSFGTWLSTSFTTDYDEQTVNSFIDGFAERDLPLSVFHFDCFWMREFNWCDFEWDPRVFPDPEGMLRRLHERDLKVSVWVNPYIGQRSPLFAEAAGQGFLLQRSDGTVWQWDMWQAGMGIVDFTNPDARRWYQDKLRALAAQGVDTFKTDFGERVPLDVRWHDGSDPEGMHNRFAQLYNEAVFEVLQEREGQDAVVFARSATVGGHRFPVHWGGDSASTFASMAESLRGGLSLAFGGFGFWSHDIGGFEGTPDPAVFKRWVAFGFLSSHSRFHGSRSYRVPWAFDEEAVDVTRVFSKLKMRLMPYLYQRGVEAAQTGTPLMRPMQLEFPDDPSVAYLDRQYMLGGDLLVAPVFSETGEVEFYLPEGEWTSLLTGERVTGGRWLRETHGYQSLPLYVRPGAVLPWGARDDRPDYDYHDGLQLRVFPGGAGRRSITVTSPDGTARTYTADLEEPTE; from the coding sequence GTGAGGTTCACTGACGGGTTCTGGCAGCTGCGCGAGGGTGTCAGCGCCCTGTACGCGCGGAAGGCGCATGACATCGAGGCGAAGGATGGGCGCCTCGTGGTCACCGCCCCCACGAAGGTCATCGAGACTCGGGGCGACACGCTGAACCGGCCCGTCCTGACCGTGACGCTCTCGGCTCCGATCGAGGGTGTGATCGGCGTTCTGATCGAGCACCACACCGGCGGCCGGATCCACGAGGGCTTCGATCTGCCGGGTCTGGATCCGACGTCGGCGGCGGGCGTGGCATCCCTGGACGCGAGCGGCGGCACGCTCGCCAGCGGCGACCTCGTCGCTCGGATCGCGGCCGGCGAAGGATGGAACCTGTCCTTCGAGCGCGCCGGAACCGTGCTCACCACCGCGGAGGAGAAATCCGTCGCGCTGTTGGACGTCGCCGAATCCGTCGCATTGGACGGGCAGCTGGAGGATCAGCTGCGCCGGCACCGCGGCGGCGGCTCGCAGCGATACCTGCATCAGCAGCTGAACCTCGGTGTGGGCGAACTCGTATACGGCCTCGGCGAGCGCTTCGGGCCCCTGGTGAAGAACGGCCAGTCGATCGAGACCTGGAACGCAGACGGCGGCACGTCCAGCGAGCAGGCCTATAAGAATGTGCCGTTCTACCTGACGAATCGCGGATACGGCGTTCTCGTGGACCATCCCGGTCACGTGTCCTTCGAAGTGGGCTCGGAGAACGTCGAACGCGTGCAGTTCGCGGTCGCGGGCGAACGGCTGCAGTACTATATCGTCTCCGGCGATACGCAGCGGGACGTCCTCGAACGCTACACGGCGCTGACGGGACGACCTGCTCTGCCGCCCGCGTGGTCGTTCGGCACCTGGCTTTCGACGAGCTTCACCACCGACTACGACGAGCAGACCGTGAACTCCTTCATCGATGGGTTCGCAGAACGCGACCTGCCGCTGAGTGTCTTCCATTTCGACTGCTTCTGGATGCGCGAGTTCAACTGGTGCGACTTCGAGTGGGATCCGCGGGTGTTCCCCGACCCCGAGGGGATGCTGCGACGTCTGCACGAAAGGGACTTGAAGGTCTCCGTATGGGTGAACCCGTACATCGGGCAGCGGTCGCCGCTGTTCGCCGAGGCTGCCGGGCAGGGGTTCCTACTGCAGCGCTCGGACGGCACCGTCTGGCAGTGGGACATGTGGCAGGCGGGCATGGGAATCGTCGACTTCACGAATCCGGATGCACGACGCTGGTATCAGGACAAGCTGCGGGCACTGGCCGCTCAGGGCGTCGACACGTTCAAGACGGACTTCGGCGAGCGGGTGCCTCTGGATGTGCGCTGGCACGACGGCAGCGATCCGGAGGGCATGCACAACCGCTTCGCGCAGCTCTACAACGAGGCCGTCTTCGAGGTGCTGCAGGAGCGCGAAGGACAGGATGCCGTGGTCTTCGCCCGTTCGGCGACCGTCGGCGGACATCGCTTCCCGGTGCACTGGGGCGGCGACAGCGCATCGACGTTCGCGTCGATGGCCGAGTCGTTGCGTGGCGGCCTCTCGCTCGCGTTCGGCGGATTCGGTTTCTGGAGCCACGACATCGGCGGATTCGAAGGCACACCGGATCCCGCCGTCTTCAAACGATGGGTCGCCTTCGGGTTCCTGTCCAGTCATTCCCGTTTCCACGGTTCGCGCTCCTACCGTGTGCCGTGGGCATTCGACGAAGAGGCCGTGGACGTCACCCGAGTCTTCTCGAAGTTGAAGATGCGGCTGATGCCCTACCTCTATCAGCGTGGCGTCGAGGCCGCGCAGACCGGAACACCGCTCATGCGCCCCATGCAGCTCGAGTTCCCCGACGACCCGTCCGTCGCCTACCTCGACCGCCAGTACATGCTCGGCGGGGACCTCCTGGTCGCGCCGGTGTTCTCCGAGACGGGAGAGGTGGAGTTCTATCTGCCCGAGGGCGAGTGGACGTCGCTGCTGACCGGCGAGCGCGTGACCGGCGGGCGGTGGCTGCGCGAGACGCACGGCTACCAGTCGCTGCCGCTGTACGTGCGCCCGGGTGCGGTGCTCCCCTGGGGCGCCCGCGATGACCGCCCTGACTACGATTACCATGACGGACTGCAGTTGCGGGTCTTCCCCGGCGGCGCCGGCCGTCGCTCGATCACGGTGACGTCGCCCGACGGCACCGCCCGCACGTACACCGCCGATCTCGAGGAGCCCACTGAATGA
- a CDS encoding ABC transporter ATP-binding protein, translating to MSTALTGTQGEDRSNYTREESRAIRQRSLRLLGSLVSPLRARIVLAAVVLVVSTALQVAGPILISIGIDRALPAVLERADWMPTFIIGFTYLFAGAAAAALIGWYVVVAARITQAVLIDLRKRIFLHTQRLSLEFHETYTSGRIISRQTSDLDSIRELLDGGLNNLVSGVLFGAFTFIALIVWDWQSGVILLLAGIPLFLLMRWFYSRSQVVFRESRVISAKVIVQFVETMTGIRAVKAFRKEPRNDATFQKVAGEYRDVNRRSMLLFGTFEPGLMSVAALTLGLVVLWGGIRVADGALTVGVLLSAVLYVRNFFAPMQEIAMFLNSYQSATAALEKVSGVLEEQPTVPDPTEPVDLWESRGHVRFEEVTFGYSGEKTILPSFSLDIGAGQTIALVGTTGAGKSTLAKLISRFYDPSLGRVTLDGVDLRSLHPKDLRRAIVMVTQEAYLFSGTVADNIALGKPDASLDEIRAAARAVGADEFISALPDGYNSDVNKRGGRVSAGQRQLISFARAFLADPAVLILDEATASLDIPSERLIQDALQTLLADRTAIIIAHRLSTVAIADRVLVMEHGEIIEDDTPAALIGGTGKFAQLHAAWQETLV from the coding sequence ATGAGCACGGCACTCACCGGAACACAGGGCGAAGACCGCTCGAACTACACCCGCGAGGAGAGCAGGGCGATCCGTCAGCGCTCGCTGCGCCTGCTCGGGTCGCTGGTGTCACCGCTGCGCGCGCGGATCGTGCTCGCAGCCGTCGTGCTCGTGGTCTCGACCGCACTGCAGGTCGCAGGCCCGATCCTGATCAGCATCGGCATCGACCGGGCGCTGCCGGCGGTGCTGGAGCGCGCCGACTGGATGCCGACCTTCATCATCGGCTTCACCTACCTGTTCGCCGGGGCCGCTGCCGCAGCGCTTATCGGCTGGTACGTCGTGGTCGCGGCCCGCATCACGCAGGCGGTGCTGATCGACCTGCGCAAGCGCATCTTCCTGCACACGCAGCGGCTGAGCCTCGAGTTCCACGAGACGTACACGTCCGGGCGCATCATCTCGCGCCAGACCAGCGACCTCGATTCGATCCGAGAACTGCTCGACGGGGGACTGAACAACCTCGTCTCGGGCGTGCTGTTCGGTGCGTTCACGTTCATCGCCCTGATCGTGTGGGACTGGCAGTCCGGCGTGATCCTGCTGCTGGCCGGCATCCCGCTGTTCCTGCTGATGCGCTGGTTCTACTCGCGCTCGCAGGTCGTGTTCCGCGAGTCGCGCGTCATCAGCGCCAAGGTGATCGTGCAGTTCGTGGAAACCATGACCGGCATCCGCGCGGTCAAGGCGTTCCGCAAGGAGCCGCGCAACGACGCGACCTTCCAGAAGGTCGCCGGCGAGTACCGCGACGTCAACCGACGGTCGATGCTGCTGTTCGGCACGTTCGAGCCGGGGCTGATGTCGGTCGCGGCGCTGACGCTCGGTCTGGTCGTGCTGTGGGGCGGCATCCGCGTCGCCGATGGCGCGCTCACGGTCGGTGTGCTGCTGTCCGCGGTGCTGTACGTGCGCAACTTCTTCGCGCCGATGCAGGAGATCGCGATGTTCCTGAACTCCTACCAGTCCGCCACGGCGGCGCTGGAGAAGGTGTCGGGCGTGCTCGAGGAGCAGCCGACCGTGCCCGACCCTACGGAGCCGGTCGACCTGTGGGAGTCGCGTGGTCACGTGCGGTTCGAGGAGGTCACGTTCGGCTATTCGGGAGAGAAGACGATCCTGCCGAGCTTCTCGCTCGACATCGGAGCGGGCCAGACGATCGCGCTGGTCGGCACGACCGGTGCGGGCAAGTCGACGCTCGCGAAGCTCATCTCGCGGTTCTACGACCCGTCGCTCGGTCGCGTGACGCTTGACGGCGTCGACCTGCGTTCGCTGCACCCGAAGGACCTGCGCCGCGCGATCGTGATGGTCACGCAGGAGGCGTACCTGTTCAGCGGGACCGTCGCCGACAACATCGCGCTCGGGAAGCCGGATGCCTCGCTCGACGAGATCCGCGCCGCGGCACGTGCGGTCGGCGCGGACGAGTTCATCTCGGCGCTGCCCGACGGTTACAACTCCGATGTGAACAAGCGCGGCGGGCGTGTGTCCGCGGGGCAGCGGCAGCTGATCTCGTTCGCGCGCGCGTTCCTCGCCGATCCAGCGGTGCTGATCCTCGACGAGGCCACGGCGTCGCTCGACATCCCATCGGAGCGCCTCATCCAGGACGCGCTGCAGACACTGCTCGCCGACCGGACCGCGATCATCATCGCCCACCGCCTGTCGACGGTTGCGATCGCCGATCGGGTGCTCGTGATGGAGCACGGCGAGATCATCGAGGACGACACTCCCGCCGCGCTCATCGGCGGCACGGGCAAGTTCGCGCAGCTGCACGCGGCCTGGCAGGAGACGCTCGTCTAG
- a CDS encoding ABC transporter ATP-binding protein, which produces MSSSSSSSTPSASLSTPAALWRLAPFVKPVVWRFVGGAASALAAAVIALMIPIVLEQIVRGLDTAASIAIIVGGAAIVLALGLGEAIMVWLRRWFILKPSTEVEYRMRTQLYARLQTLPVAFHDRWQSGQLLSRMMQDISLIRRWLAFGLILLVVNLLTIIIGSVLLFRWHWLLGTIFIVTAIPLWITGYRFEKRYGRLARQSQDQAGDLATSVEESVHGIRVLKAFGRGKHALTRFSTQAESLRTTELSKARAVGTIWFWLDLMPQIAFGLSLMSGIWLIWQGAIDEAQLFAFFAMATVLRWPIESIGFLFSFMLDARTATDRVFDIFSETNTITDPENPVQIAEPRGELAFEGAHFRYQDAGAAERDLLDGIDLVLRPGETMALVGLTGSGKTTLTTLPARLYDVTGGRVTLDGVDVRDLSLVELRQHIAMAFEDATLFSASVRENVLLGRAELDIHSEEGERVLREALDVAQAGFVDALPEGVETVIGEEGLSLSGGQRQRLALARAVAAKPRVLVLDDPLSALDVDTEALVEEALRHVLADTTAMIVAHRPSTVALADRVALLEKGRITAVGTHSELLRTSAHYRHVISSLEAEEAARTGAIPIITDEDLEAAGEAAVARTERASASRSEASAHEDEEVQA; this is translated from the coding sequence ATGTCTTCCTCGTCGTCATCCTCCACGCCGTCCGCTTCGCTGTCCACTCCCGCCGCTCTCTGGCGTCTCGCACCGTTCGTCAAGCCGGTCGTCTGGCGCTTCGTCGGCGGTGCCGCCAGCGCGCTCGCCGCCGCCGTCATCGCCCTGATGATCCCGATCGTGCTCGAGCAGATCGTGCGCGGGCTCGACACCGCCGCGAGCATCGCGATCATCGTCGGCGGCGCCGCCATCGTGCTCGCGCTCGGCCTCGGCGAGGCGATCATGGTGTGGCTGCGGCGCTGGTTCATCCTCAAGCCCTCCACCGAGGTCGAGTACCGGATGCGCACGCAGCTGTACGCGCGTCTGCAGACGCTGCCGGTCGCGTTCCACGACCGCTGGCAGTCCGGGCAGCTGCTGAGTCGCATGATGCAGGACATCAGCCTGATCCGACGCTGGCTGGCCTTCGGTCTCATCCTGCTCGTCGTCAACCTCCTGACGATCATCATCGGCTCGGTGCTGCTGTTCCGCTGGCACTGGCTGCTGGGCACCATCTTCATCGTGACCGCCATCCCGCTGTGGATCACCGGCTACCGCTTCGAGAAGCGGTACGGACGCCTCGCGCGTCAGAGCCAGGATCAGGCCGGCGACCTCGCGACCAGCGTCGAGGAGAGCGTGCACGGCATCCGCGTGCTGAAGGCGTTCGGCCGCGGCAAGCACGCGCTGACACGCTTCAGCACGCAGGCCGAGTCGCTGCGCACGACCGAGCTCAGCAAGGCACGCGCGGTCGGCACGATCTGGTTCTGGCTCGACCTCATGCCGCAGATCGCGTTCGGGCTCAGCCTGATGTCGGGCATCTGGCTGATCTGGCAGGGCGCCATCGACGAGGCGCAGCTGTTCGCGTTCTTCGCGATGGCGACCGTGCTGCGGTGGCCGATCGAGTCGATCGGATTCCTGTTCTCGTTCATGCTCGACGCGCGCACCGCGACCGACCGCGTGTTCGACATCTTCTCCGAGACGAACACGATCACCGACCCGGAGAACCCGGTGCAGATCGCCGAGCCCCGAGGTGAGCTCGCGTTCGAGGGCGCGCACTTCCGCTATCAGGATGCCGGAGCCGCTGAGCGCGATCTGCTCGACGGCATCGACCTCGTGCTGCGACCAGGCGAGACCATGGCGCTCGTCGGTCTCACCGGCAGCGGCAAGACCACGCTGACGACGCTGCCGGCGCGCCTGTACGACGTCACCGGCGGGCGGGTGACGCTCGACGGCGTCGACGTGCGAGATCTGTCGCTCGTCGAGCTGCGTCAGCACATCGCGATGGCGTTCGAGGACGCCACGCTCTTCTCGGCATCCGTGCGCGAGAACGTGCTGCTCGGCCGCGCCGAGCTCGACATCCATAGCGAAGAGGGTGAGCGGGTCCTTCGCGAAGCGCTCGACGTCGCCCAGGCCGGCTTCGTCGACGCGCTCCCCGAGGGCGTCGAGACCGTCATCGGCGAGGAGGGGCTCAGCCTGTCCGGAGGCCAGCGGCAGCGGCTCGCGCTCGCGCGCGCCGTCGCGGCCAAGCCCAGAGTGCTCGTGCTGGACGACCCGCTCTCTGCCCTGGACGTCGACACCGAGGCGCTCGTCGAGGAGGCGCTGCGCCATGTGCTCGCCGACACCACGGCCATGATCGTCGCGCACCGTCCCTCGACGGTGGCGCTCGCCGACCGGGTCGCGCTGCTCGAAAAAGGCCGGATCACCGCCGTCGGCACGCACTCCGAGCTGCTGCGCACGAGCGCCCATTATCGGCACGTGATCTCCAGCCTCGAGGCCGAGGAGGCCGCGCGCACCGGCGCGATCCCCATCATCACGGACGAAGACCTCGAGGCGGCAGGAGAAGCCGCTGTCGCTCGTACTGAGCGAGCGTCAGCGAGTCGAAGTGAAGCATCCGCACACGAGGATGAGGAGGTGCAGGCATGA
- a CDS encoding glycoside hydrolase family 1 protein, producing the protein MTTTTGSADYRDSGLVFPPSFTFGSATASYQIEGAASEDGRTPSIWDTFSKTPGKVWNGDTGDVACDHYHRVDEDLDLMKELGLEAYRFSIAWPRIQPTADGAVNQAGIDFYSRLVDGLLDRGIRPVATLYHWDLPQYLEDAGGWTSRAATDAFERYAEIMGAALGDRVQTWTTLNEPWCSAYLGYGQGGHAPGRTEPASALSAVHHLNLAHGRALQALRATSTGDPDYSVTLNFHVLRGQGDEASEAMRRIDALANRAFTGPMLRGEYPADLLADTAGVTDWGFVHDGDLQTINQPIDVLGVNYYSTATVRLWDGVSEKQQNDGHKGTSSGTAWPGSDQLVEFVEQPGPYTSMGWNIAPEGLEELLVSLSEQFPGQPLMVTENGAAFEDEVAEDGSVPDPERTDYLRRHFTAAHRALERGVDLRGYFVWSLLDNFEWGYGYAKRFGIVRVDFGTLERTVKDSGRWYQELVRTRALPA; encoded by the coding sequence ATGACGACCACCACCGGCTCGGCCGACTACCGCGACTCCGGGCTCGTCTTTCCGCCGTCGTTCACCTTCGGCTCGGCGACGGCGTCGTACCAGATCGAGGGCGCGGCATCCGAGGACGGCCGCACCCCGTCCATCTGGGACACGTTCAGCAAGACCCCCGGCAAGGTGTGGAACGGCGACACGGGAGACGTCGCCTGCGACCACTACCATCGCGTCGACGAGGACCTCGACCTCATGAAGGAGCTGGGGCTCGAGGCCTACCGGTTCTCGATCGCCTGGCCGCGCATCCAGCCGACCGCGGACGGCGCTGTCAATCAGGCCGGCATCGACTTCTACTCGCGCCTAGTGGACGGTCTGCTCGATCGCGGCATCCGGCCCGTGGCCACGCTGTACCACTGGGACCTTCCGCAGTACCTCGAGGATGCCGGCGGCTGGACTTCCCGCGCGGCGACCGACGCGTTCGAGCGCTATGCCGAGATCATGGGCGCGGCGCTCGGCGACCGCGTCCAGACCTGGACGACGCTGAACGAACCCTGGTGCTCCGCGTACCTCGGCTACGGCCAGGGCGGTCATGCACCGGGACGCACCGAACCCGCCTCCGCACTCTCCGCCGTGCACCACCTGAATCTCGCACACGGTCGCGCCCTCCAGGCGCTGCGCGCCACGTCCACCGGCGATCCGGACTACTCGGTGACGCTGAACTTCCACGTCCTGCGCGGGCAGGGCGACGAGGCATCCGAGGCGATGCGCCGCATCGACGCCCTCGCGAACCGGGCGTTCACCGGCCCGATGCTGCGCGGCGAATACCCGGCCGATCTGCTCGCCGACACCGCCGGGGTCACCGACTGGGGGTTCGTGCACGACGGCGACCTGCAGACCATCAACCAGCCGATCGACGTGCTCGGCGTCAACTACTACTCGACCGCGACGGTCCGGCTCTGGGACGGCGTGTCCGAGAAGCAGCAGAACGACGGGCACAAGGGCACCTCGTCGGGCACGGCCTGGCCCGGCAGCGATCAGCTCGTCGAGTTCGTCGAGCAGCCCGGGCCGTACACGTCCATGGGCTGGAACATCGCCCCCGAAGGGCTCGAGGAGCTCCTCGTCTCGCTGTCCGAGCAGTTCCCCGGTCAGCCGCTGATGGTGACGGAGAACGGCGCCGCGTTCGAGGACGAGGTCGCAGAGGACGGCTCGGTTCCCGACCCGGAGCGCACCGACTACCTGCGCCGCCACTTCACCGCGGCGCATCGGGCTCTGGAGCGCGGCGTCGATCTGCGCGGGTACTTCGTCTGGTCGCTGCTCGACAACTTCGAGTGGGGCTACGGGTACGCGAAGAGGTTCGGTATCGTCCGCGTCGACTTCGGCACCCTCGAACGCACCGTCAAGGATTCCGGCCGCTGGTACCAGGAGCTGGTGCGCACGCGCGCACTGCCCGCCTGA
- a CDS encoding methylated-DNA--[protein]-cysteine S-methyltransferase, whose product MTALIQTIDTADGPFTMLVDEEQRVLASGWTAVHDDIIHRLAVKYRPAEMREGETDAASAVRAYYAGDVAAIGTVAVRQHGTDMQRTGWDALRRIAPGEPLTYAEFATALGSPSAVRAAASICARNAPALFVPCHRVLRSDGSLGGFAWGLDVKESLLAHERAPR is encoded by the coding sequence ATGACCGCTCTCATCCAGACCATCGACACCGCCGACGGCCCGTTCACGATGCTCGTCGACGAAGAGCAGCGCGTGCTCGCCTCGGGCTGGACCGCCGTCCACGACGACATCATCCACCGGCTGGCTGTGAAGTACCGGCCCGCCGAGATGCGTGAGGGCGAGACGGATGCCGCATCCGCCGTCCGCGCCTACTACGCCGGCGATGTCGCCGCGATCGGCACGGTCGCCGTCCGCCAGCACGGCACCGACATGCAGCGCACCGGATGGGACGCGCTGCGGCGCATCGCGCCGGGAGAGCCGCTGACCTACGCGGAGTTCGCCACGGCCCTCGGCAGCCCGAGCGCGGTGCGGGCCGCGGCATCCATCTGCGCGCGCAACGCGCCGGCGCTGTTCGTCCCCTGCCATCGCGTGCTGCGCAGCGACGGGTCGCTGGGCGGCTTCGCCTGGGGCCTCGACGTCAAGGAGTCCCTGCTCGCGCACGAGCGTGCGCCGCGCTGA
- a CDS encoding glycosyl hydrolase family 95 catalytic domain-containing protein, which produces MGTIRFTGAARTWLECLPLGDGRLGAMTDGGVSSTRLHLNDATAWSGSPSSESGGGPFPDADTCAALLAEARAAITAGRPRAAEAPLKKMQTQYAQSFVPLGDAVIEIDDLAADAASPTRELDLKSGVHRSRAGSVRTTTFVAHETSVLVHVIEPALPVRVALDSPLRGPVSDAPVPVTPDDGTQALLLRLPSDVAPGHEPDLPAARWSHEPGSALEATIAARVVAEQSRTIVLLTTATTFAGPGERPVGSAADALRSALARLDEAARTGVDRLLSDTEATMRSLLNSVELSFGDAPDAPEAPDAPDTSSRLRRARADPGGVLAADPNIAALLFDYGRYLLVSSSRAGVLPANLQGIWNSEMRPPWGSAYTVNINTEMNYWGAHVTSLSDHARPLTSFTRALAARAAEHTARLYGAPGWTVHHNTDAWLYATAPGRGAGDPRWSFWPMGGAWLASMLTEAWEFGAAGIEHLGEIWPTLRGAAEFALSWHRDGTTSPATSPENAFLLPDGEVASLTMTSTMDTALLRALWEKTVSAADALGFDDDQVVQAASARLRSLPSMPEVTPSGLIVEWDGARPEQDRHHRHLSHLFGLFPGTELWDDDRLAAAAATLERRGDDSSGWSLVWKLALWARLGRADRAGDLIELFLRDAEAVSGEWAGGLYPNLFAAHPPFQIDANLGFIGALVEMLLQSHDGIRLLPALAPQLKTGRVSGLVARPGILVDLEWRDGELLSAGLRARTAASVGAHRVHWRDRTITVHIDTEREINLDARSFLTEEVVQ; this is translated from the coding sequence GGGCGACCGCGTGCGGCCGAAGCTCCGCTGAAGAAGATGCAGACGCAGTATGCGCAGTCGTTCGTCCCCCTCGGCGATGCCGTGATCGAGATCGACGATCTGGCTGCGGACGCCGCGTCCCCGACTCGTGAACTGGATCTGAAGAGCGGCGTGCACCGCTCGCGCGCCGGATCCGTCCGCACGACGACCTTCGTCGCCCACGAGACGAGCGTGCTCGTGCACGTCATCGAACCGGCGCTCCCGGTCCGGGTCGCTCTCGATTCGCCGCTGCGCGGTCCTGTGTCGGACGCCCCTGTCCCGGTCACACCTGACGACGGGACGCAGGCGCTGCTGCTGCGTCTGCCGAGTGATGTCGCGCCCGGTCACGAGCCGGATCTGCCGGCCGCCCGATGGTCGCACGAGCCCGGCTCGGCACTCGAAGCGACGATCGCAGCACGGGTCGTCGCCGAGCAGTCGCGAACGATCGTCCTGCTCACGACTGCGACGACCTTCGCCGGTCCCGGTGAACGCCCGGTCGGATCAGCCGCCGATGCGCTGCGATCGGCTCTCGCCCGGCTCGACGAAGCGGCACGCACAGGTGTGGATCGGCTGCTGTCCGACACCGAGGCGACCATGCGCTCGCTGCTGAACTCGGTCGAGCTCTCCTTCGGTGATGCGCCTGACGCGCCTGAAGCGCCTGACGCGCCTGACACCTCGTCGCGGTTGCGCCGAGCGCGCGCCGACCCCGGAGGAGTTCTCGCAGCCGACCCGAACATCGCCGCGCTGCTCTTCGACTACGGCCGCTATCTTCTGGTGTCGTCTTCGCGCGCCGGAGTGCTGCCGGCGAACCTGCAGGGCATCTGGAACAGCGAGATGCGACCCCCGTGGGGCAGCGCGTACACGGTGAACATCAACACTGAGATGAACTACTGGGGAGCGCACGTCACATCGCTGAGCGATCACGCCCGGCCGCTGACGTCCTTCACCCGCGCACTCGCGGCCAGGGCTGCCGAACACACCGCGCGGCTGTACGGCGCACCGGGCTGGACAGTGCACCACAACACCGACGCCTGGCTCTACGCGACGGCGCCAGGACGCGGGGCCGGGGACCCACGATGGTCCTTCTGGCCGATGGGCGGCGCGTGGCTCGCCTCGATGCTGACCGAGGCGTGGGAGTTCGGTGCCGCCGGCATCGAGCATCTCGGCGAGATCTGGCCCACTCTGCGCGGGGCGGCCGAGTTCGCCCTGTCATGGCACCGCGATGGGACCACCTCCCCTGCGACCTCCCCGGAGAACGCCTTCCTCCTGCCCGACGGCGAAGTCGCCTCTCTCACCATGACGAGCACGATGGACACCGCGCTGCTGCGCGCCCTCTGGGAGAAGACCGTGTCGGCCGCGGACGCGCTCGGGTTCGATGACGACCAGGTGGTGCAAGCCGCATCGGCTCGCCTGAGGAGCCTGCCCTCGATGCCCGAGGTCACGCCGTCCGGCCTGATCGTCGAGTGGGACGGCGCCCGCCCCGAGCAGGACAGGCACCATCGCCATCTGAGCCACCTGTTCGGCCTGTTCCCCGGCACAGAGCTCTGGGACGACGACCGCCTCGCCGCGGCGGCCGCGACACTGGAGCGACGCGGCGACGACTCCAGTGGCTGGTCCCTGGTGTGGAAGCTCGCGCTCTGGGCGCGGCTCGGCAGGGCCGACCGCGCCGGCGATCTGATCGAGCTGTTCCTCCGCGACGCCGAGGCGGTGTCCGGCGAGTGGGCGGGCGGGCTGTATCCGAATCTCTTCGCCGCGCATCCGCCGTTCCAGATCGATGCGAATCTCGGTTTCATCGGCGCTCTCGTGGAGATGCTCCTGCAATCCCACGACGGCATAAGGCTCCTTCCTGCCCTGGCACCGCAGCTGAAGACGGGGCGCGTCAGCGGCCTGGTCGCGCGCCCCGGCATCCTCGTCGACCTGGAATGGCGCGACGGGGAGCTGCTCTCGGCTGGTCTGCGCGCCCGCACCGCCGCTTCCGTCGGCGCACACCGGGTCCACTGGAGAGACCGGACCATCACCGTCCACATCGACACGGAGCGCGAGATCAACCTCGACGCCCGCTCATTCCTGACCGAGGAGGTAGTGCAGTGA